The Chryseolinea soli nucleotide sequence TCCCTTTCTCGGTGCCGATCCAGGTATAGCCTTTTTCATCGGGTGCAGCAAAATAGATAAAGTCAGAGGCGAGGCCGTCGCGCGTGGTGATGAGCTTGCGCAAATCGCCAAAGGGTTTGATCACCATCAGTCCGGATCCCCCGGTACCCAACAACAACAACGAGTCGCGGTAGCTGTTGATGCTCAGCACCGACGTGTTCACGATCTCGGGTAAGGGCAGCTTGCCGATCGTTCCGTGCTGGAGTGTGTTCATCCCGATCTCCGTGCCGATGAAGAGGGTTTCGGTTTTGGGGTCGTACAGGATCGTCCAGATGCCGTTGGTATAGAGACCATCCTTGGTGGAGTAGTTGGTAAAGGTCTTGCCGTCGAAATAGCTGAGGCCGTTGCCGGTGCCCACAAACACGCCGCGGCCATCAAATGCGAGCGACGTCACGGCCCAACCGGGCAAACCGTCTTCGCGAGTGTACCATTGAAAGCAGTCGTGCTCTTTGTTGTATTTGCCCAGGCCCGATGCTGAGCCGACCCATATCGTACCATCGGGCGCTTGCTTCACCGTGGTGATGGTGTTGCGCGTGGGTTCTTTCGGGTCCACGTAGGACCGTATTTTGCCGTGATGGATCTTCCACAGGCCCTTGGCCATTGTGCCGATCCAACTGGCGCCATCGCGATCTTTGAGAATCGTCATGACGCCGCGCAGATTGTCGGAGCTGCAGCGCTTGAAATCCTGCCGGTAGTATTTGTAGAGACCTCGGCCGTCGGACGCAAACCATGTGTTGCCTTCGGAGTCCACCAACGCCTGGTAGATGCTCACGTCCTTCAACACCGTGTCGCGTTTGATCTCCGCGCCGCGCGTGGTTTCCTTCAGCAGGTTGCTGCCGCTCACGGTCCAGAACACATCGCTCTTGTCATCGTAGAGCAGCACAAAGTTGGGCATGTCCCAGTTCAGCTTCTCTACTTTTTTATTTTTGATGTCAAGCTTGAACACGCCATTGGCGGAGCGAAACAGCACGTCGCGTTTGTAGTTGAAGAGGTTATAGATCTTGCCCACCTCCTCGCCTGCCGGGAACATGAACTTTTGATTGCCCGTTTGGATGATGAACTGGCCATCGCTGGTGAACGAACAGATCTCCCCTGTCGGTGCGCGGTGTGATCCCCACGCCTGGTAATCTTTGTAGAGCGGTTTCTCCCAATAGTAGGCCGAGTCGCGATAAATTTTGCTCGCCATGCCGCTGTTGCTGAGCATGAACACGGTGTCGCCCAACATGTAGATGCGGCGCATCTGACGGTCGGTTAGCAATTGCTGAGGCGCCTGGAAGCGTTTAAACTCGAGACCATTGAAGCGGGTGACGCCGCGGGGGTGCAATATCCAGAGGTTGTCGTGACGATCGAAGCGGAGGCCTACCACCTGGTTGGCCAGCAGACCGTCGAGCGTGGTATATACTTTGAATTCGCGGCCGTCGTAGCGTGCCAGACCGCCTCCCGTGGTGCCCACCCAGAGGTAGCCGTTCTTGTCTTCCAAAATGCCCATCACTTGCGATTGGGGCAGGCCGTCGATGGCGGTATAGTTGCGGGTGGAATAAAAAGTGTCGTCCTGGGCACGGAGCGCAATGACAGCGAGGCAGCAGAAAATTATGGTGATG carries:
- a CDS encoding ligand-binding sensor domain-containing protein, producing the protein MSRVCITIIFCCLAVIALRAQDDTFYSTRNYTAIDGLPQSQVMGILEDKNGYLWVGTTGGGLARYDGREFKVYTTLDGLLANQVVGLRFDRHDNLWILHPRGVTRFNGLEFKRFQAPQQLLTDRQMRRIYMLGDTVFMLSNSGMASKIYRDSAYYWEKPLYKDYQAWGSHRAPTGEICSFTSDGQFIIQTGNQKFMFPAGEEVGKIYNLFNYKRDVLFRSANGVFKLDIKNKKVEKLNWDMPNFVLLYDDKSDVFWTVSGSNLLKETTRGAEIKRDTVLKDVSIYQALVDSEGNTWFASDGRGLYKYYRQDFKRCSSDNLRGVMTILKDRDGASWIGTMAKGLWKIHHGKIRSYVDPKEPTRNTITTVKQAPDGTIWVGSASGLGKYNKEHDCFQWYTREDGLPGWAVTSLAFDGRGVFVGTGNGLSYFDGKTFTNYSTKDGLYTNGIWTILYDPKTETLFIGTEIGMNTLQHGTIGKLPLPEIVNTSVLSINSYRDSLLLLGTGGSGLMVIKPFGDLRKLITTRDGLASDFIYFAAPDEKGYTWIGTEKGINRIKLDKHFDLVENLHFDFDNGLTGVETNQNAFYISPKEKYFGLVDGLYEFNDHSSDRPRSFDVHLTNVEILYGEYSPRQYSDSTFGFFKIPYTPSMPPDKNHLTFTFNRVDKHYSKSVKFKYILENFDKTWSQPSAQDMVTYSNLPPGDYTFRVMSTNNEGSWADTRIAYAFTIRTPFYRTASFLLGMFILVGGLVTLILYLRVKQRVNRVMMLERIRQKEQDTLRKEIARDFHDEMGNQLTRIINYVSLLKLNSTSNGNGNGYANGHDLYTKVEDSAKYLYNGTRDFIWSIDPVNDELSKLFIHIRDFGEKLFEEKEINFRAYNEVREKIKLPYGFSREANLIFKEAMTNSFKYSGARNVALSLKRDESTGFEICFEDDGVGFATEDIEKSNGLQNIRDRASRINAVLRIQSARNEGTKIILNFKLTKTLKYGLAF